One region of Alosa alosa isolate M-15738 ecotype Scorff River chromosome 1, AALO_Geno_1.1, whole genome shotgun sequence genomic DNA includes:
- the usp14 gene encoding ubiquitin carboxyl-terminal hydrolase 14 isoform X1 — protein sequence MPVFTVNVKWGKEKFDAVELNTEEPPMVFKAQLFALTGVQPDRQKVMVKGGTLKDDEWGNIKLKNGMTLLMMGSAEALPEEPAVRPMFVEDMTEEQLASAMELPCGLTNLGNTCYMNATVQCLRSVPELKVALQRYSGALRSSGANAPSQYITAAMRDLYESMDKTSSSIPPIILLQFLHMAFPQFAEKGDQGQYLQQDANECWLQMMRVLQQKLEPLEPETPMETGDDSGAATASAKKNFIDQYFGVEYETTMKCTESESEEPTKGTESHLQLSCFINQEVKYLATGLRLRLQEEITKLSPSLDRNALYIKSSKVSRLPAYLTVQMVRFFYKEKESVNAKVLKDVKFPLMLDVYELCTKDLQDKMVAIRSKFKEVEDKNLEKQQKKVEKAGAVTKEPKYEPFSFPDDLGSNNSGYYDLQAVLTHQGRSSSSGHYVSWVKRKEDEWVKFDDDKVSVVTPEDILKLSGGGDWHIAYVLLYGPRRLEILEEEQ from the exons ATGCCCGTCTTTACAG TGAATGTGAAATGGGGAAAGGAGAAGTTCGATGCAGTAGAGCTCAACACCGAAGAACCACCTATGGTCTTCAAAGCCCAACTGTTTGCTCTGACGGGAGttcagccagacagacagaaagttaTGGTCAAAGGAGGAACCCTAAAG gatGATGAATGGGGGAACATCAAACTAAAAAAT GGTATGACACTGCTCATGATGGGCTCTGCCGAAGCCCTTCCCGAGGAACCTGCTGTCAGACCCATGTTTGTGGAAGACATGACGGAAGAACAGCTTGCCTCTGCC ATGGAGTTGCCCTGTGGTTTGACAAACTTGGGCAATACCTGCTACATGAATGCTACTGTTCAGTGTCTGCGGTCTGTTCCTGAGCTCAAAGTTGCCCTCCAGAG GTATTCTGGTGCCCTCAGATCTTCTGGAGCCAATGCACCATCCCAATACATCACAGCAG CCATGCGTGATCTATATGAGTCGATGGACAAAACTTCCTCCAGCATACCACCAATTATCCTCCTGCAGTTCCTGCACATGGCCTTCCCACAGTTTGCTGAGAAGGGGGACCAGGGCCAGTATCTACAGCAG GACGCTAATGAATGCTGGCTGCAAATGATGAGGGTGCTTCAGCAGAAGCTAGAACCGCTGGAACCTGAAACTCCAATGGAG ACCGGGGATGACAGTGGGGCTGCTACAGCCTCAGCAAAGAAGAATTTCATCGATCAGTATTTTGGAGTGGAATATGAAACCAC TATGAAATGCACAGAGTCAGAGAGCGAGGAGCCCACCAAAGGGACCGAGAGCCATCTTCAGCTCAGCTGTTTCATCAACCAggaggtcaaatacctggccaCAGGGCTCAGACTG CGACTACAAGAGGAAATCACAAAACTTTCTCCATCCTTAGACAGAAATGCCCTCTACATAAAATCA TCTAAAGTCAGTCGACTTCCTGCATACCTAACGGTTCAGATGGTTCGCTTCTTCTACAAGGAGAAAGAGTCAGTTAATGCCAAAGTCCTTAAG GATGTCAAGTTCCCTCTCATGCTGGATGTCTATGAGCTCTGCACAAAAGACCTCCAGGACAAAATGGTGGCAATCAGGTCAAAGTTCAAGGAGGTGGAGGACAAAAACCTAGAGAAGCAGCAGAAAA AGGTGGAAAAGGCTGGTGCAGTAACAAAAGAGCCTAAATACGAGCCCTTCTCATTTCCAGATG ATCTGGGCTCCAACAACAGCGGCTACTATGACCTGCAGGCAGTGCTGACACATCAGGGAAGGTCAAGCTCATCGGGCCACTACGTCTCATGGGTCAAAAGGAAAGAAG ATGAGTGGGTGAAGTTTGATGACGACAAGGTCAGTGTGGTGACCCCTGAAGACATCCTGAAGCTGTCCGGCGGTGGAGACTGGCACATAGCGTACGTCTTGCTGTACGGACCCCGCCGTCTGGAAATTCTTGAAGAGGAACAGTAA
- the usp14 gene encoding ubiquitin carboxyl-terminal hydrolase 14 isoform X2: MLAVNVKWGKEKFDAVELNTEEPPMVFKAQLFALTGVQPDRQKVMVKGGTLKDDEWGNIKLKNGMTLLMMGSAEALPEEPAVRPMFVEDMTEEQLASAMELPCGLTNLGNTCYMNATVQCLRSVPELKVALQRYSGALRSSGANAPSQYITAAMRDLYESMDKTSSSIPPIILLQFLHMAFPQFAEKGDQGQYLQQDANECWLQMMRVLQQKLEPLEPETPMETGDDSGAATASAKKNFIDQYFGVEYETTMKCTESESEEPTKGTESHLQLSCFINQEVKYLATGLRLRLQEEITKLSPSLDRNALYIKSSKVSRLPAYLTVQMVRFFYKEKESVNAKVLKDVKFPLMLDVYELCTKDLQDKMVAIRSKFKEVEDKNLEKQQKKVEKAGAVTKEPKYEPFSFPDDLGSNNSGYYDLQAVLTHQGRSSSSGHYVSWVKRKEDEWVKFDDDKVSVVTPEDILKLSGGGDWHIAYVLLYGPRRLEILEEEQ; this comes from the exons atgttagcgG TGAATGTGAAATGGGGAAAGGAGAAGTTCGATGCAGTAGAGCTCAACACCGAAGAACCACCTATGGTCTTCAAAGCCCAACTGTTTGCTCTGACGGGAGttcagccagacagacagaaagttaTGGTCAAAGGAGGAACCCTAAAG gatGATGAATGGGGGAACATCAAACTAAAAAAT GGTATGACACTGCTCATGATGGGCTCTGCCGAAGCCCTTCCCGAGGAACCTGCTGTCAGACCCATGTTTGTGGAAGACATGACGGAAGAACAGCTTGCCTCTGCC ATGGAGTTGCCCTGTGGTTTGACAAACTTGGGCAATACCTGCTACATGAATGCTACTGTTCAGTGTCTGCGGTCTGTTCCTGAGCTCAAAGTTGCCCTCCAGAG GTATTCTGGTGCCCTCAGATCTTCTGGAGCCAATGCACCATCCCAATACATCACAGCAG CCATGCGTGATCTATATGAGTCGATGGACAAAACTTCCTCCAGCATACCACCAATTATCCTCCTGCAGTTCCTGCACATGGCCTTCCCACAGTTTGCTGAGAAGGGGGACCAGGGCCAGTATCTACAGCAG GACGCTAATGAATGCTGGCTGCAAATGATGAGGGTGCTTCAGCAGAAGCTAGAACCGCTGGAACCTGAAACTCCAATGGAG ACCGGGGATGACAGTGGGGCTGCTACAGCCTCAGCAAAGAAGAATTTCATCGATCAGTATTTTGGAGTGGAATATGAAACCAC TATGAAATGCACAGAGTCAGAGAGCGAGGAGCCCACCAAAGGGACCGAGAGCCATCTTCAGCTCAGCTGTTTCATCAACCAggaggtcaaatacctggccaCAGGGCTCAGACTG CGACTACAAGAGGAAATCACAAAACTTTCTCCATCCTTAGACAGAAATGCCCTCTACATAAAATCA TCTAAAGTCAGTCGACTTCCTGCATACCTAACGGTTCAGATGGTTCGCTTCTTCTACAAGGAGAAAGAGTCAGTTAATGCCAAAGTCCTTAAG GATGTCAAGTTCCCTCTCATGCTGGATGTCTATGAGCTCTGCACAAAAGACCTCCAGGACAAAATGGTGGCAATCAGGTCAAAGTTCAAGGAGGTGGAGGACAAAAACCTAGAGAAGCAGCAGAAAA AGGTGGAAAAGGCTGGTGCAGTAACAAAAGAGCCTAAATACGAGCCCTTCTCATTTCCAGATG ATCTGGGCTCCAACAACAGCGGCTACTATGACCTGCAGGCAGTGCTGACACATCAGGGAAGGTCAAGCTCATCGGGCCACTACGTCTCATGGGTCAAAAGGAAAGAAG ATGAGTGGGTGAAGTTTGATGACGACAAGGTCAGTGTGGTGACCCCTGAAGACATCCTGAAGCTGTCCGGCGGTGGAGACTGGCACATAGCGTACGTCTTGCTGTACGGACCCCGCCGTCTGGAAATTCTTGAAGAGGAACAGTAA